One segment of Candidatus Micrarchaeum acidiphilum ARMAN-2 DNA contains the following:
- a CDS encoding ribosomal protein L2, producing the protein MGKKLRQQRRGKGSNVYRKLPGTFDAMVNYGSNPNAAVGEVASIFNHTGHSAPLMEIIYEDFSKGYLIAPEGIKIGDKVYVSSQNPNYSLGSVVRLSDVPEGIPIYNIESNPGDGGKLIRAAGSFARISAREQGRITVQMPSKSSISLSGECRAQLGVISGGGLKDQPLLKAGKSHYINHTLNRLWPRNRGVKMNPVDHPFGGKQHHKGKSSETKRGASPGRKVGHIAARRIGRKKR; encoded by the coding sequence ATGGGAAAGAAATTAAGACAGCAAAGAAGGGGAAAGGGATCCAACGTATACAGGAAGCTTCCAGGCACGTTCGATGCGATGGTGAACTACGGCTCAAACCCTAACGCCGCTGTCGGCGAAGTCGCCTCGATATTCAACCATACGGGCCATAGCGCCCCTTTAATGGAAATAATATACGAAGATTTCTCAAAAGGCTACCTTATAGCCCCAGAAGGCATAAAAATCGGGGATAAGGTATACGTAAGCTCGCAGAATCCGAACTACTCCCTGGGAAGCGTTGTAAGGCTCTCGGACGTTCCAGAAGGGATACCAATCTACAATATAGAATCAAATCCCGGGGACGGCGGCAAGCTCATAAGGGCGGCAGGCTCATTCGCAAGGATATCTGCGAGGGAGCAGGGCAGGATAACTGTGCAGATGCCGTCAAAAAGCTCAATATCACTAAGCGGAGAATGCCGTGCACAACTCGGCGTAATATCCGGCGGCGGTCTGAAAGACCAGCCCCTGCTCAAAGCCGGAAAGAGCCATTATATTAATCACACCCTGAACAGGCTTTGGCCCAGGAACAGGGGTGTTAAGATGAATCCGGTCGACCACCCATTCGGCGGCAAACAGCATCACAAAGGCAAGAGCAGCGAAA
- a CDS encoding Ribosomal protein L25/L23 codes for MNVLRYPVATEKAVNLISKNNVITYIVNLRATKQEIKKEFESLFKVKVSKVRTINSPTNMRKAFITIAKGYNASDVAMKLKLV; via the coding sequence ATGAATGTATTAAGATATCCTGTTGCAACGGAAAAGGCCGTAAACCTGATCTCGAAGAACAACGTGATAACATATATCGTAAACCTGCGCGCAACAAAGCAGGAAATAAAAAAAGAGTTTGAATCGCTGTTCAAGGTCAAGGTGAGCAAGGTCCGTACCATAAATTCGCCTACAAACATGCGCAAGGCATTCATAACCATTGCGAAGGGCTACAACGCCAGCGACGTTGCAATGAAACTTAAGCTAGTATGA
- a CDS encoding ribosomal protein L4/L1e: MAKSIDVLNIDGKKDHKLDLAEVFDTEIEPWLIRRAAIAENTYGLQPQGHFPLAGMQTTAQYYGAMMSYRTGRHMGRAIRPREKLGGGVQGKVKRIPSSVKGKRAHPHMIEKKLVEKMNKKEYQAAIKSAIAYSASSNLASGVETPIVFSDTLESVKKSKDIIKMLKAINIYKLISDKSKREKGTSRRTQRKAFSKKIAIIVLNDDGAVRASRNIPGITAVKLSALKVNDLVPGGEHPLVPIWSESALKSIDHEIAKLSLK, encoded by the coding sequence ATGGCAAAGAGCATAGATGTATTAAACATAGATGGCAAGAAAGACCACAAACTAGATTTAGCAGAGGTCTTTGATACAGAAATAGAGCCGTGGCTCATCAGAAGAGCTGCGATAGCGGAGAACACGTACGGGCTGCAGCCTCAGGGACACTTCCCGTTGGCAGGAATGCAGACCACAGCGCAATACTACGGCGCAATGATGTCGTACAGGACCGGCAGGCACATGGGAAGGGCGATAAGACCGAGAGAAAAGCTCGGGGGCGGAGTGCAGGGCAAGGTAAAAAGAATTCCGTCTTCGGTAAAAGGAAAGCGAGCACACCCGCACATGATAGAAAAGAAGCTGGTAGAGAAAATGAACAAGAAAGAATACCAGGCAGCGATAAAATCCGCAATAGCGTATTCGGCATCTTCTAACCTCGCATCCGGAGTAGAAACTCCGATAGTCTTTTCAGACACCTTGGAGTCAGTGAAAAAGTCCAAGGATATCATAAAAATGCTAAAGGCCATAAATATATACAAACTGATAAGCGACAAAAGCAAGAGGGAAAAGGGAACCTCAAGGCGCACGCAGCGCAAAGCTTTTTCAAAGAAGATAGCAATCATCGTGCTTAATGACGATGGTGCAGTGAGGGCGTCAAGGAACATACCTGGCATAACTGCGGTAAAGCTATCCGCCCTCAAGGTCAACGACTTGGTTCCCGGCGGAGAACACCCGCTCGTACCAATATGGAGCGAAAGCGCCCTGAAATCGATAGACCATGAAATAGCAAAACTGTCGCTCAAATGA
- a CDS encoding ribosomal protein L3, translating into MAGSLQYWHRRRAQRRLPRVRNVPNPEKDPVSLSNIVAFKAGMTSLSYIDDSESPSKGMEVLRGCTILEVPKTEAYGIRLYSVDPTTKYLKCTAEIYNKAIANKIGIKEIKTDESKISKFKERLSDFKRIGVLLVAHADTISAEQNHPTKYESTVTGGNAEQRFDFAAQLVGKEVKPADVFKGGEFIDVVSVTKGKGWAGVIKRHGVRRLDHKATQKIRHIGALGAFTPGKIMYTVPRPGQLGFNYRTEHNKRILVLGAASDTEKVNIKSGIKNYGLVKSDYILIEGSVPGPAKRIVRLKKSVNNRNAAGIKEPKVNYIKAV; encoded by the coding sequence ATGGCAGGCTCTCTACAATACTGGCATAGACGTCGTGCACAGCGCAGGCTCCCGCGCGTAAGGAATGTTCCGAATCCGGAAAAAGATCCTGTGTCGCTTTCCAACATCGTGGCATTTAAGGCGGGAATGACATCACTGAGCTACATCGACGACTCAGAGTCTCCAAGCAAGGGCATGGAGGTGCTAAGAGGCTGCACGATACTCGAAGTGCCCAAGACCGAGGCGTATGGAATCAGATTATATTCTGTAGATCCGACTACAAAGTATCTAAAATGCACCGCCGAAATATACAACAAGGCGATAGCAAACAAAATCGGGATAAAAGAGATAAAGACCGACGAGTCAAAAATTTCAAAGTTCAAAGAAAGACTTTCAGATTTCAAAAGGATCGGCGTGCTGCTTGTTGCGCATGCAGACACAATCAGCGCAGAGCAGAACCATCCTACAAAATATGAAAGCACCGTAACAGGAGGAAACGCAGAGCAGAGATTCGACTTTGCAGCCCAGCTGGTAGGCAAGGAGGTTAAGCCTGCCGACGTGTTCAAAGGCGGTGAATTCATAGACGTAGTCTCTGTTACGAAAGGCAAAGGCTGGGCAGGCGTAATAAAAAGGCACGGGGTCAGGAGGCTTGACCACAAAGCAACCCAGAAAATAAGGCACATAGGTGCACTAGGTGCGTTTACTCCAGGCAAAATAATGTATACCGTGCCAAGACCTGGCCAGCTCGGATTTAATTACAGGACAGAACACAACAAAAGGATACTGGTGCTGGGCGCGGCCTCAGACACGGAAAAGGTCAACATAAAATCAGGCATAAAGAACTACGGATTAGTAAAAAGCGACTACATACTTATAGAAGGTTCAGTTCCAGGCCCGGCCAAAAGGATAGTGAGGCTTAAAAAGTCGGTTAACAACCGCAATGCAGCTGGCATAAAGGAACCTAAAGTCAATTATATAAAAGCCGTGTGA
- a CDS encoding Ribosomal protein L15e, with protein MSMYKNIKQTFKSEYKGRSEAYKERLAAWGNDPAIRRVEKPTNIARARELGYKAKQGVIIARVKVKKGNRKRPTVGGGRKPSKTGRFFSRAKSMQSIAEERASKKFSNCEVLNSYFVGETGTTKFYEIILLDKSSPSIKSDAAYRGIISKGGRAERGLTSSGKKYRGLE; from the coding sequence ATGAGCATGTATAAAAACATTAAACAAACGTTTAAATCAGAATATAAGGGACGCTCAGAAGCCTATAAGGAGAGGCTGGCAGCGTGGGGCAACGATCCTGCCATACGCAGGGTCGAAAAGCCAACCAACATAGCTAGGGCAAGAGAGCTCGGCTACAAGGCCAAGCAGGGAGTAATAATAGCAAGAGTGAAGGTAAAGAAGGGAAACAGAAAGCGCCCGACGGTGGGGGGAGGCAGAAAGCCGTCAAAAACCGGAAGGTTCTTCTCAAGGGCGAAATCCATGCAATCGATAGCAGAAGAGAGGGCGTCAAAGAAGTTTTCAAACTGCGAGGTGCTGAATTCCTATTTCGTAGGCGAAACCGGAACCACAAAGTTCTATGAAATAATCTTACTTGACAAATCCTCGCCATCAATAAAAAGCGATGCGGCATATCGCGGCATAATATCTAAGGGCGGCAGGGCCGAAAGGGGCCTTACCAGTTCCGGAAAGAAATATAGAGGATTAGAGTAA
- a CDS encoding Transcription factor TFIIE, alpha subunit, with translation MISKNNKARGRNIKHSGIKANVKNSVKVKNSKAFAKMHAHVKAKKHSAAIVRPKGHGKKGSTVAIKTVRKATMKEKREDYAREAAVKNTENVSKIISEIVMDNDISEYLKKNVSKKAIEIIELLSTPRTDEYITDALEIKINAVRRILNILQGYGITNYNISKNVDGWLSFEWYINAGKAAQFLEFVKNEAGMKNKIDDSCNDYFVCDNCYADNRLIFTFDAAYEAGFRCVCNKSLRRIDKTEAESLISKSRETNKSVVEL, from the coding sequence ATGATATCAAAAAATAACAAGGCTAGGGGCAGGAACATTAAGCATTCAGGTATAAAGGCTAATGTCAAAAACAGCGTGAAGGTTAAAAACAGTAAAGCTTTTGCTAAGATGCATGCGCACGTCAAGGCAAAAAAGCACTCGGCGGCCATTGTTAGGCCTAAAGGCCATGGCAAGAAGGGCAGTACCGTAGCCATAAAAACGGTCAGAAAAGCCACAATGAAAGAGAAGCGTGAAGACTACGCTAGGGAGGCCGCGGTAAAAAATACTGAAAACGTAAGCAAAATAATATCAGAGATTGTGATGGATAATGATATTTCAGAGTACTTGAAGAAAAATGTCAGCAAAAAAGCCATAGAAATAATAGAACTCCTCTCTACGCCGAGGACCGACGAGTATATCACAGATGCGCTTGAGATAAAAATAAACGCAGTAAGAAGGATACTGAACATCCTGCAAGGATATGGAATAACTAATTACAACATATCAAAAAACGTGGACGGGTGGCTTTCTTTTGAATGGTATATAAATGCAGGAAAGGCCGCGCAGTTTTTGGAATTTGTCAAAAATGAGGCAGGCATGAAAAACAAGATTGACGATAGTTGCAACGACTACTTTGTGTGCGATAATTGTTATGCGGACAATAGGCTGATATTCACGTTTGACGCAGCCTACGAAGCCGGATTCAGATGTGTTTGCAATAAATCACTCAGAAGGATAGACAAAACGGAGGCAGAGTCATTAATAAGCAAAAGCAGGGAAACTAATAAATCAGTTGTTGAATTATAA
- a CDS encoding RNA binding S1 domain protein encodes METRNLPKINSLAIAEVSKITRFGAYCKLPEYGGLEVFLPLREISSGWIKNIHEFLHQNQRIVCKIIYIDNEKKTIDVSLKKVTPKDSKEKINTYNLERRLTNLFNQIVKRSKLESSLPKLTEYVANEFGSYTNLFYSATNDTDQFKNSALPESVKSELKTIIESNRKKKRYPVSYILSINTQNFTSGITELNKALSEAQAKKGVTITYISAPKYRMTAEGTDYADAEKKISETIKLLQSKLKDSTVEAEKEKLKKEKEDIMNLI; translated from the coding sequence ATGGAAACCAGAAACTTACCAAAAATAAACAGCCTTGCAATAGCAGAAGTATCTAAGATAACCCGGTTCGGAGCATACTGCAAGCTTCCCGAATACGGAGGGCTGGAGGTTTTCCTGCCGCTGCGAGAGATATCCTCCGGATGGATAAAGAACATACACGAATTCCTGCACCAGAACCAGCGCATAGTCTGCAAAATAATATACATAGACAACGAAAAAAAGACAATAGACGTATCACTAAAAAAGGTAACGCCGAAGGATTCCAAGGAGAAAATAAATACATACAACTTGGAAAGAAGGCTAACGAACCTTTTCAACCAGATTGTCAAAAGGTCAAAGCTTGAAAGCAGTTTGCCAAAGCTAACCGAATACGTCGCGAACGAATTCGGAAGCTATACGAATCTTTTTTACAGCGCTACCAACGATACAGACCAATTCAAAAACTCGGCTTTGCCGGAAAGCGTAAAAAGCGAACTGAAGACAATAATAGAATCAAACAGGAAGAAGAAGAGGTACCCAGTCTCATACATACTATCAATAAACACGCAAAATTTTACATCAGGAATCACAGAGCTAAACAAAGCACTTTCTGAAGCCCAGGCAAAAAAAGGCGTTACAATAACATACATAAGCGCTCCAAAATACCGCATGACCGCAGAAGGCACCGACTATGCGGATGCAGAAAAAAAGATATCCGAAACAATAAAACTGCTCCAATCAAAGCTCAAGGACAGCACGGTCGAAGCCGAGAAGGAGAAACTGAAGAAAGAAAAGGAAGACATAATGAATCTTATATGA
- a CDS encoding major facilitator superfamily MFS_1, whose product MFDWALARALNMAVYQYIFYCSYIVCRYYKHRMVAMRWLTRDVFLIALSAFFADAGYQALIAGFPIFIVFYLGAPVYDYGLAMAIAFGIGSLFSYFGGVLGDRYGKRKIAILGNSLIPILSFSGMVSGVAAAIGLFSAGWWARNFRSPARRGIMSEVSSKSDRGKAFGFLNALDVGGGVLAVAYLAVLLGYGMSLRYIFLLTLIPIVASTLCLIALKYRDARGPGAMKLKERSTALRNRKTYFGMLAATMLYGLAFYSLGFPIITIAESSDAIAGIASYVVFLLVAAIIGYVIGRGRKNRLMKLALLGYFAAGIGSAVIGVSYAVGAGVFFMYIGVGVLGLSAGVIETLEPTIISLISKSRTIGRSMGSLGAARSLGIFAANAVMGLVYFISPVYAYAYAGLLAISAAAIMLLAGRGQKDI is encoded by the coding sequence ATGTTTGACTGGGCTTTGGCGCGCGCACTAAATATGGCTGTGTACCAATATATATTTTACTGCTCGTATATCGTTTGCAGATATTACAAACACAGAATGGTCGCTATGAGATGGTTGACAAGAGATGTTTTTCTTATAGCCCTGTCCGCCTTTTTTGCAGATGCAGGTTACCAGGCGCTGATTGCAGGGTTCCCAATATTCATCGTTTTTTACCTTGGGGCTCCGGTATATGACTACGGCCTTGCAATGGCGATAGCGTTCGGGATAGGGTCGCTGTTCTCTTATTTTGGGGGTGTGCTTGGAGACAGGTATGGGAAAAGGAAAATTGCAATTCTTGGCAACTCGCTCATACCCATACTGTCGTTTAGCGGCATGGTTTCAGGAGTGGCGGCAGCCATAGGTCTTTTCTCGGCGGGCTGGTGGGCAAGGAATTTCCGCAGTCCGGCAAGGAGAGGTATAATGTCAGAGGTGTCTTCAAAATCCGACAGGGGAAAGGCGTTTGGCTTCTTGAACGCGCTCGATGTAGGTGGAGGGGTTCTGGCAGTGGCGTACTTGGCTGTGCTCCTTGGCTATGGAATGAGCCTTAGGTACATTTTTCTCCTGACTTTGATTCCGATAGTGGCTTCTACTCTTTGCCTGATTGCACTTAAGTATAGAGACGCACGCGGCCCCGGCGCAATGAAACTTAAAGAGAGATCCACTGCGCTGCGTAACAGGAAAACGTATTTCGGAATGCTTGCGGCTACCATGCTTTACGGCCTGGCCTTTTACAGCCTTGGTTTTCCTATTATAACTATAGCTGAAAGTTCTGACGCAATAGCTGGCATAGCTTCATATGTGGTTTTTCTTCTTGTGGCGGCCATAATCGGGTATGTGATAGGGCGCGGACGCAAAAACAGGCTTATGAAGCTCGCGCTTCTCGGATATTTCGCAGCCGGAATCGGATCGGCAGTCATTGGGGTTTCATACGCAGTTGGCGCAGGAGTATTTTTCATGTACATTGGAGTTGGTGTACTTGGTTTATCGGCCGGAGTCATAGAGACATTGGAACCGACCATAATTTCGCTTATATCGAAGAGCAGGACAATAGGCAGGAGTATGGGTTCGCTGGGAGCCGCACGCAGCCTGGGCATCTTCGCTGCGAATGCAGTAATGGGCCTTGTGTACTTCATAAGCCCAGTCTATGCATATGCTTATGCTGGGCTACTTGCGATTTCTGCGGCTGCGATAATGCTGCTTGCAGGTCGGGGCCAAAAAGATATTTAG
- a CDS encoding Radical SAM domain protein yields the protein MKKQGYHFVGKHSAVKICEYTANGLRGGTLCYKYSFYGIKSWQCIQSTPAIGCDLGCRFCWRLIPEEIGVNWNELNAVDKWDNPEYIIDNMIIEQRRIVSGYKSNADTPLRMKRWAEANNPKHVAISLTGEPTFYPKLSKLIEGFHKRGISTFLVTNGTLPEAIERLTTLPTQLYVSVEAPDEETYNKVVRPKIKDTWNRYLKTLGMLKHLGTRTVLRMTLVKGLNMNNPDGYADLIKLAMPNYVEVKGFSYVGGAREDARGLSLSSMPNHQEIKEFAKVLAEKTSFITTAEHMPSRIVLLSRDQESAANRIIDFSKIC from the coding sequence ATGAAGAAGCAGGGCTACCACTTCGTAGGTAAACACTCTGCGGTAAAGATATGCGAATATACTGCTAACGGGCTCAGGGGAGGAACTCTGTGCTACAAGTATTCCTTTTACGGCATAAAGAGCTGGCAGTGCATACAGAGCACGCCTGCAATAGGCTGCGACCTTGGCTGCAGATTCTGCTGGAGGCTAATACCAGAAGAAATAGGCGTAAACTGGAATGAACTCAATGCCGTAGACAAATGGGACAATCCAGAATACATAATAGACAACATGATAATTGAGCAAAGGAGGATAGTGAGCGGATACAAGTCAAACGCAGACACTCCGCTAAGGATGAAAAGGTGGGCAGAGGCAAACAATCCAAAACATGTTGCCATAAGCCTTACTGGGGAACCAACCTTTTATCCGAAGCTTTCCAAGCTCATAGAAGGCTTCCACAAGCGCGGAATAAGCACCTTCCTTGTTACCAACGGAACACTGCCGGAAGCTATAGAGCGGCTGACCACTCTGCCAACGCAGCTTTACGTTTCAGTAGAGGCACCAGACGAGGAAACTTACAACAAGGTGGTAAGGCCCAAAATAAAGGACACTTGGAACAGGTACCTAAAAACACTCGGAATGCTTAAACACCTTGGCACTAGGACTGTTCTAAGGATGACATTGGTAAAAGGGCTAAACATGAACAATCCGGACGGCTACGCCGATCTGATAAAACTTGCGATGCCGAACTATGTCGAGGTAAAGGGCTTCTCATATGTTGGCGGGGCAAGGGAAGATGCAAGAGGGCTGTCTCTTTCAAGCATGCCCAACCACCAGGAGATCAAGGAGTTTGCAAAGGTGCTCGCAGAAAAGACCTCCTTCATAACAACGGCAGAGCACATGCCGAGCAGGATCGTGCTGCTTTCCAGGGACCAGGAATCTGCAGCCAACAGAATAATAGACTTCAGCAAGATATGCTAA
- a CDS encoding RNAse P, Rpr2/Rpp21 subunit encodes MRHPRALVSSIASQRIEILFGYAMQNFEDRKLSSAYVAHLERLSMHHRIRLPKRINDSICRKCHSVLVPGKTLSIRVIGKKRAFAYKCLNCGSAKLVSFEIATNKEK; translated from the coding sequence ATGAGGCACCCGCGGGCGCTTGTTTCAAGCATTGCATCGCAAAGGATAGAGATTCTTTTTGGCTACGCGATGCAGAACTTTGAGGACAGGAAGCTTTCCTCAGCTTACGTTGCACATCTTGAGAGGCTCAGCATGCACCACAGGATAAGGCTGCCAAAGAGGATTAACGATTCGATATGTAGGAAATGCCACTCAGTCCTAGTCCCTGGCAAAACGCTTTCTATACGTGTAATCGGTAAAAAAAGGGCGTTTGCATATAAGTGCCTGAACTGCGGGAGTGCCAAATTGGTAAGTTTTGAAATTGCGACGAATAAAGAAAAGTAG
- a CDS encoding threonyl-tRNA synthetase, whose amino-acid sequence MRFLCWHVDYFRAKPAGRGRSTVVEEGEAVDIEKSAMLLFISFEKSDESSAEDVLDRAVSEIGSIAAQLNEHTIILNPFAHLFGELSSPQFGAEMIEKLAERLRDRKFEVYRLSFGIFYEIELRAKGHKLARMSRKIG is encoded by the coding sequence ATGAGGTTTTTGTGCTGGCACGTAGACTATTTCAGGGCAAAGCCGGCAGGCAGAGGAAGGTCCACTGTAGTAGAGGAGGGAGAAGCGGTAGACATCGAGAAAAGCGCTATGCTGCTTTTCATAAGCTTTGAGAAAAGCGATGAATCTTCTGCGGAGGACGTGCTTGACAGGGCAGTAAGCGAGATAGGCAGCATAGCTGCGCAGCTGAACGAGCATACGATAATACTGAATCCGTTCGCGCATCTTTTTGGAGAGCTCTCCAGCCCGCAATTCGGAGCGGAGATGATCGAGAAGCTTGCAGAAAGGCTCAGGGACAGGAAATTCGAGGTGTACCGGCTTTCTTTCGGCATATTTTATGAGATAGAGCTTAGGGCAAAGGGGCACAAGCTCGCCAGGATGTCAAGGAAGATAGGCTGA
- a CDS encoding MscS Mechanosensitive ion channel, whose protein sequence is MKSKHGGSVILLIAVLLLFSAVFLLARHYNYFGLGDVFIIDAALTAIFGVLVIKLISDIIVMYGRRFGNEINAIKDLFRVFAYVVLLIVVLGILKVNVTGLLVGAGFAGIVIGLAAQNSLSGILAGLQLMSSRPFSVGDMVTISTWQYGLIGPTYQHGEILPAFTGKVNKIGVIYTEIIEEDGTPIYLPNNVVIGALVINHRRTKMKNVSVHVEIAIKKDFSEFKADFAKLLKRSREARNSVLNLEMRILDITPTSYGVDISALTKQGGEEPVKGLLNQLAVESIRMRK, encoded by the coding sequence TTGAAAAGTAAGCATGGAGGCAGCGTAATTTTACTTATTGCGGTTCTATTGCTATTTTCTGCAGTATTTCTTCTTGCAAGGCACTACAATTATTTTGGGCTGGGCGACGTCTTTATCATAGATGCTGCGCTGACTGCAATATTTGGAGTGCTTGTCATAAAGCTAATATCCGACATCATAGTAATGTATGGCAGGCGTTTCGGAAACGAGATAAATGCCATAAAGGACCTTTTCCGGGTGTTCGCATACGTAGTGCTACTGATAGTGGTACTTGGCATATTGAAAGTCAATGTGACCGGGCTGCTTGTCGGAGCGGGCTTCGCTGGCATAGTGATAGGCCTTGCAGCACAGAACAGCCTCAGCGGCATACTTGCCGGGCTGCAACTTATGTCAAGCAGGCCTTTCTCAGTAGGAGACATGGTCACGATATCCACCTGGCAATATGGTTTGATAGGCCCGACCTACCAGCACGGAGAGATACTCCCGGCATTTACCGGCAAGGTGAATAAGATCGGCGTTATATATACTGAGATAATAGAAGAGGATGGAACTCCGATTTATCTGCCCAACAATGTTGTGATAGGAGCGCTTGTCATAAATCACAGGCGTACCAAGATGAAGAACGTTTCCGTGCATGTTGAAATAGCAATAAAGAAGGATTTCTCAGAATTTAAGGCGGATTTCGCCAAACTGCTTAAGCGCAGCCGCGAAGCCAGGAACAGCGTCTTGAATCTTGAAATGAGGATTTTGGACATAACTCCGACAAGTTATGGGGTTGACATAAGCGCACTTACGAAGCAGGGTGGTGAGGAGCCCGTCAAGGGCCTGCTCAACCAGCTTGCAGTGGAATCTATAAGGATGAGAAAATGA
- a CDS encoding proliferating cell nuclear antigen PcnA has product MFEIKIDDARYWKNCVDSIVSLVDEGTFSIAKEGISLKAMDPSGISMISFFIPNKAFSKYEVEKPVSIGLNLENLSKILSSSRQGEQLVMKEQNNKFSIEFISQSSKRRYKLPIIEARKGAEKEPKIEFESLVDVRSDSLKDILKDANLLSTYVGFKTDKDSFVVMAKGDAGELEEEHLGNAESIKKLEVSKASSATFNLDYLERIISACPSNSQISLSLKSEEPIRVNYKIGDAEVAYYLAPYMES; this is encoded by the coding sequence ATGTTCGAGATAAAAATTGACGATGCTAGATACTGGAAGAATTGCGTTGATTCGATTGTGAGCCTCGTAGATGAGGGCACGTTTTCCATAGCAAAGGAGGGCATATCCTTAAAGGCCATGGATCCCAGCGGAATTAGCATGATTTCCTTCTTTATACCCAACAAGGCATTTTCCAAGTACGAGGTCGAAAAGCCTGTGAGCATCGGCCTGAACCTGGAGAATCTGAGCAAGATACTTTCCAGCTCAAGGCAGGGAGAGCAGCTCGTGATGAAGGAGCAGAACAACAAATTTTCTATAGAATTCATAAGCCAGAGCAGCAAGAGGCGTTACAAGCTGCCAATAATAGAGGCGAGGAAGGGCGCAGAGAAGGAGCCAAAGATAGAGTTCGAATCGCTGGTGGATGTAAGAAGCGACTCGCTAAAGGACATACTCAAGGACGCCAACCTTCTTTCAACATATGTGGGCTTCAAGACAGACAAGGACTCGTTCGTTGTCATGGCAAAGGGCGACGCGGGGGAGCTTGAGGAAGAGCACCTGGGCAACGCAGAATCGATAAAGAAACTCGAAGTTTCCAAGGCCTCATCGGCAACTTTCAACCTTGATTATCTTGAAAGGATAATAAGCGCATGCCCTTCAAACAGCCAGATATCGCTTTCGCTTAAAAGCGAAGAGCCGATACGGGTGAACTACAAGATAGGAGACGCCGAGGTTGCCTATTACTTGGCCCCGTATATGGAAAGCTGA
- a CDS encoding deoxyribonuclease/rho motif-related TRAM has product MDYEEDTGSGYEGRGRFGGRGGSRYGGPSTPKPVKTGDELEVKVEEVASKGDGIAKKDGFVIFVKGAKKGDTVKVRITDVKERYAQGEIIA; this is encoded by the coding sequence ATGGACTATGAAGAAGACACAGGTAGCGGATACGAAGGCCGCGGAAGGTTTGGAGGAAGAGGAGGCAGCAGATACGGAGGCCCGTCAACACCGAAACCGGTAAAGACCGGAGACGAGTTGGAGGTCAAAGTCGAAGAAGTTGCATCCAAAGGTGACGGAATAGCAAAGAAAGATGGCTTTGTTATATTTGTCAAAGGTGCGAAAAAGGGAGACACTGTAAAAGTAAGAATTACAGACGTCAAGGAAAGATACGCGCAGGGCGAAATAATAGCGTAA
- a CDS encoding NADP oxidoreductase coenzyme F420-dependent — MKIAIIGTGNVAKSIGESVSKNNEVVYGSRNPEEAKQKIPGANITTIEEAAKSADMIVLAVPYLAAKEAIHEMKKAEEGKILIDVTNPLGKDSRWEKGFSESGAEEISKHAKGAKVVKAFNTIFAENMKSGQLGSNKLTTFIAGDDEDAKAKVMELARSMNMEPVDVGPLEKARYIEPAGLLLIELGYGKKLGTGIGINLVGAPQAPAQAEAQSPEQPQQ; from the coding sequence ATGAAGATAGCAATAATAGGAACAGGCAACGTGGCCAAGAGCATAGGGGAATCGGTGTCAAAAAACAACGAGGTAGTATACGGTTCAAGAAATCCGGAAGAAGCTAAGCAGAAGATACCCGGAGCAAACATAACCACGATAGAAGAAGCCGCAAAATCTGCCGATATGATAGTGCTTGCAGTTCCATACCTGGCGGCAAAGGAAGCAATCCATGAAATGAAAAAGGCGGAGGAAGGCAAGATACTAATAGACGTTACAAATCCGCTGGGCAAGGATTCCAGATGGGAGAAGGGCTTCAGCGAATCCGGCGCAGAGGAGATTTCAAAGCACGCCAAGGGCGCGAAAGTGGTAAAGGCATTTAATACGATATTCGCAGAGAATATGAAGTCCGGCCAGCTCGGCAGCAACAAACTAACAACATTCATAGCCGGGGACGACGAAGATGCAAAGGCCAAGGTAATGGAGCTTGCCAGGTCAATGAACATGGAGCCTGTCGACGTAGGGCCTCTTGAGAAGGCGAGGTACATAGAGCCTGCCGGCCTTCTGCTCATAGAGCTTGGATACGGAAAGAAGCTCGGCACAGGGATAGGAATAAACCTAGTCGGGGCACCGCAGGCCCCTGCGCAGGCAGAAGCGCAGAGCCCGGAGCAACCGCAGCAATAA